The Engystomops pustulosus chromosome 4, aEngPut4.maternal, whole genome shotgun sequence genome contains a region encoding:
- the LOC140127249 gene encoding cholesterol 25-hydroxylase-like protein 1, member 2 — MMEAFSCLSHVLDTYLQSKLLLQPLWDYLQLHFSDTLRSPLFPVVLTVSCYLVFCIPYLLFNIMGRRWPFIHKYKIQQDRNPTGPMILHCLGVTLYNHMFFIFPASVAQWYWRPPCPLPEDAPSILDVVFGVMASLLLFDFQYFIWHMIHHRNRWLYKTFHAIHHEYMAPFSLATQCLGGWELVTVGFWTTINPIIFRCHILTTWIFMVFHVYVSVEDHCGYDFPWSTSRLIPFGIYGGPIKHDLHHQKPMSNYAPHFTHWDKIFGTHADFYPVKGILEVAMPNKTCCASKKEDNLYDESVPPTNRVAEERRI; from the coding sequence ATGATGGAAGCCTTCTCCTGCCTGTCCCATGTTTTGGACACATACCTTCAGAGCAAACTACTTCTGCAGCCATTGTGGGACTACCTGCAGCTTCATTTTTCTGATACTCTTAGGTCTCCACTCTTTCCTGTAGTCCTTACTGTATCATGCTACCTTGTCTTTTGCATACCTTACCTTCTATTCAACATCATGGGCAGAAGGTGGCCTTTTATTCACAAGTATAAGATCCAACAGGACAGAAATCCAACTGGACCAATGATTCTACATTGCCTCGGAGTGACTCTATACAACCACATGTTCTTTATCTTCCCAGCTTCTGTTGCCCAGTGGTACTGGAGACCTCCATGCCCATTGCCAGAAGATGCTCCAAGCATTTTGGATGTAGTGTTTGGCGTGATGGCAAGCCTTCTTTTATTTGACTTTCAGTATTTTATCTGGCACATGATCCATCACAGGAACAGGTGGCTGTACAAAACATTTCATGCCATTCATCATGAATACATGGCTCCTTTTTCCTTAGCCACGCAGTGTCTTGGGGGCTGGGAACTGGTGACTGTTGGATTCTGGACCACAATAAACCCTATAATCTTCAGGTGCCATATTCTCACAACCTGGATATTTATGGTCTTTCATGTGTATGTCTCTGTAGAAGACCACTGTGGTTATGATTTCCCCTGGTCCACTTCACGCTTGATACCTTTTGGGATATATGGGGGGCCAATAAAGCATGATTTACACCACCAAAAACCCATGAGCAACTATGCCCCCCACTTTACACATTGGGACAAAATCTTTGGCACGCATGCTGACTTCTATCCTGTCAAGGGTATACTGGAGGTTGCTATGCCTAATAAAACTTGTTGTGCTAGTAAAAAGGAGGATAACCTTTATGATGAAAGTGTCCCGCCAACAAATAGGGTTGCTGAAGAAAGGAGAATTTAa
- the LOC140128473 gene encoding cholesterol 25-hydroxylase-like protein 1, member 1: protein MNSSTSRQHFLLQPFWEYILTEFAGPVNSPVFPVLLAFSGYLCFSLPFAVIDMLGDRCQFFYQYKIQKNRRPTINMMIFCLWKAVCNHVIYVFPNVFLNWLWMPPVPLPVSAPSVFTLLGEVLGCLLLFDFQYFIWHFLHHKNHWLYKRVHAVHHEYVAPFSWSSQHLSGFELMAVGFWSTINPNRLGCHPLTSWICNLLSVWMSVDDHIGYSFPWSLHHIFPLGLYGGALAHDLHHQKPGTNFAPFFRHWDLICGTASSLGELSL, encoded by the coding sequence ATGAACTCATCTACTTCCAGGCAACATTTTCTTCTCCAGCCATTTTGGGAATACATCCTTACAGAATTTGCTGGTCCAGTAAATAGTCCTGTTTTCCCAGTCTTGCTTGCATTTTCTGGATATCTGTGCTTCAGTTTGCCATTTGCCGTTATAGACATGCTGGGAGATCGATGCCAATTTTTTTATCAATATAAAATTCAGAAGAACAGAAGACCGACAATAAATATGATGATTTTCTGTCTTTGGAAAGCTGTGTGTAACCATGTGATATATGTCTTTCCAAATGTGTTTCTGAATTGGCTGTGGATGCCACCTGTACCTTTGCCAGTAAGTGCTCCTTCAGTTTTTACTCTTCTAGGAGAGGTCTTAGGATGTCTGCTTTTGTTTGACTTCCAATATTTTATATGGCATTTTCTGCACCATAAAAACCACTGGCTATACAAAAGGGTCCACGCTGTTCACCATGAGTATGTTGCACCATTTTCGTGGTCTAGCCAGCACCTAAGTGGCTTTGAGTTGATGGCCGTTGGCTTTTGGAGCACTATAAATCCCAACCGATTAGGATGTCATCCATTAACATCATGGATCTGTAACCTGCTTAGTGTTTGGATGTCTGTTGATGATCACATAGGATACAGTTTTCCCTGGTCCCTTCACCATATATTCCCCCTTGGCTTATATGGGGGGGCTCTAGCCCATGACTTGCATCATCAGAAACCAGGAACAAACTTTGCCCCATTTTTTCGACACTGGGACTTAATTTGTGGAACTGCTTCCTCTCTTGGTGAACTTTCATTATAA